AGTTCGAAGACTACGGCTGCGCTTCCATCGTCTACACCGACATCGGCCGCGACGGCATGATGGGCGGCGTCAACATCGAAGCCACCGTCAAGCTGGCGCAAAGCATGACGATTCCGGTGATCGCCTCCGGCGGCGTCCACAACGTCCACGATGTGGAAGCATTGTGCGCGGTGCAGGACGAAGGCATCGAGGCGGTGATCTGCGGCCGTTCGATCTACGAAGGCACGCTCGACCTGCGTTCGGCGCAGGAGCGCGCCGACGAGCTGAGCGATGTCTTGAGCGACGGCCTCGAAGACGAAGATTTATCGGAGCAGCCCGCAGCTGACAAGTCATGACTCTTGCCAAACGCATCATCCCCTGCCTCGACGTGACCAATGGCCGCGTCGTCAAGGGCGTCAATTTCCTGGAGCTGCGCGACGCCGGCGATCCGGTCGAGATCGCCCGCCGCTACGACGAGCAGGGCGCTGATGAACTGACCTTCCTCGACATCACCGCGTCGTCAGACAACCGCGACCTGATCCTGCCGATCATCGAAGCGGTGGCGTCGCAGGTATTCATTCCGCTGACGGTAGGCGGCGGCGTGCGCGTGGTGGAAGATGTGCGCCGTCTGCTGAACGCCGGCGCCGACAAGGTCGGCATCAATACTTCCGCGGTGACCAATCCGCAGCTGGTGGCGGACGCCGCCGCCAAGTACGGTTCGCAATGCATCGTGGTCGCCATCGACGCCAAGCAGGTCGCGCCGGGCAAGTGGGAAGTATTCACCCACGGCGGCCGCAAGGCGACCGGCCTGGATGCGATCGAATGGGCGCAAAAGATGGAACAGCTGGGAGCCGGCGAAATCCTGCTGACCAGCATGGACCGCGACGGCACCAAGGTTGGTTTCGACCTGGCCTTGACCAGCAGCGTGTCGAATGCCGTGACGATACCGGTGATTGCCTCCGGCGGCGTCGGCGGCTTGCAGGACCTGGCTGACGGCATCAAGATCGGCCGCGCCGATGCGGTGCTGGCGGCGAGCATTTTCCACTATGGTCAACACACTGTGCAGGAAGCCAAGCAGTTCATGGCGGCACAGCAGATCCCTATGAGGCTAGCATGAGCAGCGTGAGTTGGTTAAACAAGGTCAGATGGGATGAACACGGCCTGGTGCCGGTGATTGCCCAGGAGCTGGGTTCGAACGATGTCCTGATGTTCGCCTGGATGAACCGTGACGCCCTGGCGAAGACGGTGGCGTTGGGCGAGGCAGTCTACTGGAGCCGCTCGCGCAAGAAACTCTGGCACAAGGGCGAAGAGTCCGGCCACGTGCAGAAAGTGCATGAAATCCGTCTCGATTGCGACGAAGACGTGGTGTTGCTGAAAGTGACCCAGGCCGGCGACATCGCTTGCCATACCGGCCGCCATTCCTGCTTCTTCCAGAAGTATGAAAGCGACAGCAAGAGCTGGGAAGCGGTCGAGCCGGTGTTGAAAGAACCGGACGAGATTTATAAATAATGGCGGATCCCGTGCAAGCATTTAACCTGGCGATGGCTAGCGTCGTCCCCGCGAACACGGGGACCCATTTTACGGTCATCAAGTTGGATTCCGGCATGCGCGGGAATGAAGGCATATCGTCAACAGAGCGGATTTGAAGCAACCATGAGTGATACCTTACAGCGCCTGGCCGCCGTCATCGAGTCGCGCAAGCCAGCCAACGGCGGCGATCCGGCCACGTCCTATGTGGCGCGCTTGTTCGCCAAGGGCGACGATGCGATCCTGAAGAAGATCGGCGAGGAAGCCACGGAAACCGTGATGGCCGCCAAGGATGCGCGCGTCGACGGCGACGTTTCGCATGTCCTGTATGAATGCGCCGACCTGTGGTTCCATTCGATGATCATGCTGGCGCAATTCAACCTGACGCCGCAAGATGTGCTGCAGGAACTGGCGCGGCGCGAGGGTTTATCCGGGATCGACGAAAAAGCCAGCCGCAAGCTGAGCGAGCACGAACAGCAGGAATCCGATACAGGTAAGAATTGAGGCCCGCGCAAGGCCGCTTTGTTATAGCATCCTGATTCCTTTCGGCTGTTTGATATCTGGAGATAATTTGGAAAATTGTATTTTTTGCAAAATCGCGGCCAAGCAGATCCCGTCCAAGCTGATCTATGAAGACGATGACCTGGTCGCCTTCAACGACATCAATCCGGCGGCGCCCATCCATTTTCTTATTGTGCCGAAGCAACATATCGCGACGCTTGCCGATTGCGGTGAGCAGCACGCCGCTTTGCTGGGTAAAATGGCGCTCCTGGCGCCGCGTCTCGCAAAAGAGCAAGGTTGTGGCTACCAGCTCGATGAGCAAGGCCATGCCAGCGGCGGTTTCAAGACCCTGTTCAACACCGGACCGGAGGGCGGCCAAGAGGTGTACCATTTGCATATGCACGTCATCGGCGGACCTAAGCCGTGGCGCGGGCAGCGCTAAGCCAGGTTGGCGTTGGCGAAAAATGCTACCGGGTTTGTAAGGAATAGACGGTTACTTTGACTTAGCAAGTCCGGGCACAGGATGTCCGGCAAGGAGAAAAAAATGGGTTCGTTCAGTATTTGGCACTGGTTGATCGTGCTGGTTATCGTGATGTTGGTATTTGGCACCAAAAAAATCGGCAACATGGGCTCCGACCTCGGCAAGGCCGTCAAGGGCTTCAAGGATGGCGTCAAGGGCGAGGAAGAAAAAGCCGCCGCTGACAAACAAACGATTGATGTGGCAGCCAAAGAAAAGGACAAGTCCGGCAACTGAGTCATGGCCGC
The sequence above is a segment of the Collimonas sp. PA-H2 genome. Coding sequences within it:
- the hisF gene encoding imidazole glycerol phosphate synthase subunit HisF, whose product is MTLAKRIIPCLDVTNGRVVKGVNFLELRDAGDPVEIARRYDEQGADELTFLDITASSDNRDLILPIIEAVASQVFIPLTVGGGVRVVEDVRRLLNAGADKVGINTSAVTNPQLVADAAAKYGSQCIVVAIDAKQVAPGKWEVFTHGGRKATGLDAIEWAQKMEQLGAGEILLTSMDRDGTKVGFDLALTSSVSNAVTIPVIASGGVGGLQDLADGIKIGRADAVLAASIFHYGQHTVQEAKQFMAAQQIPMRLA
- the hisI gene encoding phosphoribosyl-AMP cyclohydrolase, which gives rise to MSSVSWLNKVRWDEHGLVPVIAQELGSNDVLMFAWMNRDALAKTVALGEAVYWSRSRKKLWHKGEESGHVQKVHEIRLDCDEDVVLLKVTQAGDIACHTGRHSCFFQKYESDSKSWEAVEPVLKEPDEIYK
- a CDS encoding phosphoribosyl-ATP diphosphatase, giving the protein MSDTLQRLAAVIESRKPANGGDPATSYVARLFAKGDDAILKKIGEEATETVMAAKDARVDGDVSHVLYECADLWFHSMIMLAQFNLTPQDVLQELARREGLSGIDEKASRKLSEHEQQESDTGKN
- a CDS encoding histidine triad nucleotide-binding protein — its product is MENCIFCKIAAKQIPSKLIYEDDDLVAFNDINPAAPIHFLIVPKQHIATLADCGEQHAALLGKMALLAPRLAKEQGCGYQLDEQGHASGGFKTLFNTGPEGGQEVYHLHMHVIGGPKPWRGQR
- the tatA gene encoding Sec-independent protein translocase subunit TatA, which codes for MGSFSIWHWLIVLVIVMLVFGTKKIGNMGSDLGKAVKGFKDGVKGEEEKAAADKQTIDVAAKEKDKSGN